From the Streptomyces syringium genome, one window contains:
- a CDS encoding DUF6227 family protein — translation MEHSRAGEGEGETRAGVGGGEPTPADQVEELLKRAQNGFELDEPLLDRLRTALMHQSELRSYRQRNDEPRPLRCNTYRHVFLLSDGSSRLLYELEHDTGPDDRFLYEVYAREEALDQAERRVHERIGGGIGPGTEAEELPAWLAEELLLAMGPTRPHREYVCDASPDHARRLLRRAENADGPGEVVRELLQGALGHHIALITKPRRRGAGRDATWCRFYEHAFLLEGGGEVSLWELEHNLTADGRLVCEVYLDEAEAEVAADRHARAQGVEL, via the coding sequence GTGGAGCATTCGCGAGCGGGTGAGGGCGAGGGCGAGACGCGGGCCGGGGTGGGCGGCGGCGAGCCGACGCCCGCCGACCAGGTGGAGGAGCTGCTGAAGCGCGCGCAGAACGGGTTCGAGCTCGACGAGCCGCTGCTCGACCGGCTGCGGACCGCGCTCATGCACCAGTCGGAGCTGCGCTCGTACCGCCAGCGCAATGACGAGCCGCGGCCGCTGCGCTGCAATACCTACCGGCACGTCTTCCTGCTCTCCGACGGCAGCAGCCGGCTGCTGTACGAGCTGGAGCACGACACCGGGCCGGACGACCGCTTCCTCTACGAGGTGTACGCCCGGGAGGAGGCGCTGGACCAGGCCGAGCGCCGGGTGCACGAGCGGATCGGCGGCGGCATCGGCCCCGGCACCGAGGCCGAGGAGCTGCCCGCCTGGCTGGCGGAGGAGCTGCTGCTCGCGATGGGGCCGACGCGTCCCCACCGGGAGTACGTCTGCGACGCCTCGCCCGACCACGCCCGCCGCCTGCTGCGCCGCGCGGAGAACGCGGACGGGCCGGGCGAGGTGGTGCGCGAGCTGCTCCAGGGGGCGCTCGGACATCACATCGCGCTGATCACCAAGCCGCGCCGCCGGGGCGCGGGGCGGGATGCGACGTGGTGCCGCTTCTACGAGCACGCGTTCCTGCTGGAAGGCGGCGGCGAGGTCAGCCTCTGGGAGCTGGAGCACAATCTGACGGCCGACGGCCGGCTGGTGTGCGAGGTCTACCTCGACGAGGCGGAGGCCGAGGTGGCGGCGGACCGGCACGCCCGCGCGCAGGGCGTGGAGCTGTAG
- a CDS encoding metallopeptidase family protein, with translation MLEMTREEFEELVAEALDRIPPELTRLMDNVAVFVEDEPPTEDPELLGLYEGTPLTERGEWYAGVLPDRITIYRGPTLRMCESREEAVEETEVTVVHEVAHHFGIDDERLHALGYG, from the coding sequence GTGCTGGAGATGACGCGCGAGGAGTTCGAGGAACTGGTCGCCGAGGCCCTGGACCGCATCCCGCCGGAGCTGACGCGGCTGATGGACAACGTCGCGGTGTTCGTGGAGGACGAGCCGCCGACGGAGGACCCGGAGCTGCTCGGCCTCTACGAGGGGACGCCGCTGACCGAGCGCGGTGAGTGGTACGCGGGAGTGCTGCCGGACCGCATCACGATCTACCGGGGGCCGACGCTGCGGATGTGCGAGTCCCGGGAAGAGGCCGTGGAGGAGACGGAAGTGACTGTTGTTCACGAGGTGGCGCACCACTTCGGGATCGACGACGAGCGGCTGCACGCCCTCGGCTACGGCTGA
- a CDS encoding cold-shock protein, giving the protein MATGTVKWFNAEKGFGFIEQDGGGPDVFAHYSNIASSGFRELLEGQKVSFDVTQGQKGLQAENIVAA; this is encoded by the coding sequence ATGGCTACTGGCACCGTGAAGTGGTTCAACGCTGAAAAGGGCTTCGGCTTCATCGAGCAGGACGGCGGCGGCCCGGACGTCTTCGCCCACTACTCGAACATCGCCTCCTCCGGCTTCCGTGAGCTGCTCGAGGGCCAGAAGGTTTCCTTCGACGTCACGCAGGGCCAGAAGGGCCTGCAGGCCGAGAACATCGTCGCTGCCTGA
- a CDS encoding DEAD/DEAH box helicase translates to MTRSARPARSSSADGGSARPSRARGPQSSRGGQPRGGQSKGRKPAAAPLQGEFEMPVSTTPALPPVESFDALDMPNGLLATLTREGVTEPFPIQAATLPNALAGRDVLGRGRTGSGKTLAFGLALLARTAGRRAEPKRPLAMVLVPTRELAQQVTDSLSPYATAVNLRIATVVGGMSIGRQAQTLARGAEVLVATPGRLADLIQRGDAKLGDVRITVLDEADQMADMGFLPQVTKLLDQVDPDGQRMLFSATLDRNVDRLVRRFLTDPVTHSVDASVGAVSTMDHHLFHVTDQDKKDSVTRVAARAGRVIMFVDTKRGADRLVKKLLSEGVRAAALHGGKSQPQRNRTLDQFRTDQVTALVATNVAARGIHIDGLDLVVNIDPPTDHKDYLHRGGRTARAGESGTVVTFVLPEQRREMSRMMTTAQITPNVIKTYPTDPELARITGAREPSGVPVVITPPAPAQPQGTGKSSSSRGSRGGRGRTRTDASGSGTGGSGNSGSRPFRGFGNGTEGSRRSGTRPGNAVGRGRRSGGGGGGTGGGGRRPSAA, encoded by the coding sequence ATGACCCGCTCAGCCCGCCCTGCCCGCTCGTCCTCCGCCGACGGCGGCTCCGCCCGCCCGTCGCGCGCGCGTGGCCCGCAGTCCTCCCGAGGCGGTCAGCCCCGTGGCGGCCAGTCCAAGGGCCGCAAGCCCGCCGCCGCTCCCCTCCAGGGCGAGTTCGAGATGCCGGTCAGCACGACCCCCGCGCTGCCGCCCGTCGAGTCCTTCGACGCGCTGGACATGCCGAACGGCCTGCTCGCCACGCTGACCCGCGAAGGCGTCACCGAGCCGTTCCCGATCCAGGCCGCGACGCTGCCCAACGCGCTCGCCGGCCGCGATGTCCTCGGCCGCGGCCGCACGGGCTCCGGCAAGACCCTGGCCTTCGGCCTGGCGCTGCTCGCCCGTACCGCGGGCCGACGGGCGGAGCCCAAGCGCCCGCTCGCCATGGTCCTCGTCCCCACCCGTGAGCTGGCCCAGCAGGTCACCGACTCGCTCAGCCCGTACGCGACCGCCGTGAACCTGCGGATCGCCACGGTCGTCGGCGGCATGTCCATCGGCCGCCAGGCGCAGACCCTCGCGCGCGGCGCCGAGGTGCTCGTCGCGACCCCCGGCCGCCTCGCCGACCTCATCCAGCGCGGTGACGCCAAGCTCGGCGACGTGCGGATCACGGTCCTGGACGAGGCCGACCAGATGGCCGACATGGGCTTCCTGCCGCAGGTCACCAAGCTGCTCGACCAGGTCGACCCGGACGGTCAGCGCATGCTGTTCTCCGCGACCCTCGACCGCAACGTCGACCGGCTCGTCCGCCGCTTCCTCACCGACCCGGTGACGCACTCCGTCGATGCCTCCGTCGGCGCGGTCTCCACGATGGACCACCACCTGTTCCACGTGACCGACCAGGACAAGAAGGACTCCGTCACCCGGGTCGCCGCCCGCGCCGGCCGCGTGATCATGTTCGTCGACACCAAGCGCGGCGCCGACCGCCTGGTGAAGAAGCTGCTGTCCGAGGGCGTCCGGGCCGCCGCGCTGCACGGTGGCAAGAGCCAGCCGCAGCGCAACCGCACGCTGGACCAGTTCCGCACCGACCAGGTCACCGCCCTGGTCGCGACGAACGTCGCCGCGCGCGGTATCCACATCGACGGCCTCGACCTCGTCGTGAACATCGACCCGCCGACCGACCACAAGGACTACCTGCACCGCGGTGGCCGCACCGCGCGCGCCGGCGAGTCCGGCACGGTCGTCACGTTCGTGCTGCCCGAGCAGCGCCGTGAGATGTCCCGGATGATGACCACGGCCCAGATCACGCCGAACGTCATCAAGACGTACCCGACCGACCCGGAGCTCGCCCGCATCACCGGCGCCCGCGAGCCCAGTGGTGTCCCGGTCGTCATCACGCCCCCGGCCCCGGCCCAGCCGCAGGGCACCGGCAAGTCGTCGAGCTCGCGCGGCAGCCGCGGGGGCCGCGGCCGCACCCGCACGGACGCCTCCGGCTCCGGCACGGGCGGCTCGGGCAACAGCGGCAGCCGCCCGTTCCGCGGCTTCGGCAACGGCACGGAGGGCTCCCGCCGCTCCGGCACCCGCCCGGGCAACGCGGTCGGCCGCGGCCGTCGCAGCGGCGGCGGTGGCGGCGGCACAGGCGGCGGCGGCCGTCGTCCGTCCGCGGCGTGA
- a CDS encoding DEAD/DEAH box helicase → MSISTEQTVMPENDEIVVEAAADTTPETPVVDAVADVDTDADAAAADSDDADAEPTVTFADLGLDEAIVRKLAQNGVTTPFPIQAATIPDALAGKDILGRGRTGSGKTLSFGLPLLTVLSGGHTEKKSPRGLILTPTRELAMQVADALQPYGDVLGLKMKVVCGGTSMGNQIYALERGVDILVATPGRLRDIINRGAAKLDKVQVAVLDEADQMADMGFLPEVTEILDQVPSGGQRLLFSATLENEIDTLVKRYLVNPVTHEVDAAQGAVTTMTHHVLVVKPKDKAPVTAAIAARKGRTIIFVRTQLGADRVAEQLLDSGVRADALHGGMTQGARTRVLEDFKGGHVNVLVATDVAARGIHVDGIDLVLNVDPAGDHKDYLHRSGRTARAGKSGTVVSLALPHQRKQIFRLMEDAGVDASRHIVGGAGAFDEDVAKITGARSLTEVQADSAANAAKQAERELQDLNRQVERVQRRATELREEADRLVARAARERGEDPEAAVAAAAEAAANEAKAEEAAAAVPAQSASTPRDERGNYERRDDRSSGGFRRDDRRDDRSGGFRRDDRRDDRSSGGFRRDDRPSGGFRRDDRPSGGFRSGGDRPSGGFRRDERRDERPAGGGFRRDDRRDDRPSGGFRRDDRPSGGFRSGGDRPSGGFRRDERRDERPAGGGFRRDDRRDDRPSGGFRRDDRPSGGFRSGGDRPASGGGFRSGGGDRPFNRDRRDDRPSTGGYRSGGDRPAGRRDDHRGGGTATGSFGRRDDKPRWKRNG, encoded by the coding sequence ATGTCCATTTCCACTGAGCAGACCGTCATGCCCGAGAACGACGAGATCGTTGTCGAGGCTGCCGCTGACACCACCCCCGAGACCCCCGTCGTCGACGCTGTCGCCGATGTCGACACCGATGCCGACGCTGCCGCCGCCGACTCCGATGACGCGGACGCCGAGCCGACGGTCACCTTCGCCGACCTCGGTCTGGACGAGGCCATCGTCCGCAAGCTCGCGCAGAACGGCGTGACCACGCCCTTCCCGATCCAGGCCGCGACCATCCCGGACGCCCTGGCCGGCAAGGACATCCTCGGCCGTGGCCGCACCGGCTCCGGCAAGACCCTCTCCTTCGGTCTGCCGCTGCTGACGGTCCTCTCCGGTGGCCACACCGAGAAGAAGAGCCCCCGCGGTCTGATCCTCACCCCGACCCGCGAGCTGGCGATGCAGGTCGCCGACGCCCTCCAGCCGTACGGTGACGTGCTCGGCCTGAAGATGAAGGTCGTCTGCGGCGGTACGTCGATGGGCAACCAGATCTACGCCCTGGAGCGCGGCGTCGACATCCTCGTCGCCACCCCGGGCCGTCTGCGCGACATCATCAACCGCGGTGCCGCCAAGCTCGACAAGGTCCAGGTCGCCGTCCTCGACGAGGCCGACCAGATGGCCGACATGGGCTTCCTGCCCGAGGTCACCGAGATCCTCGACCAGGTCCCGTCCGGTGGTCAGCGCCTGCTGTTCTCCGCGACGCTGGAGAACGAGATCGACACCCTCGTCAAGCGCTACCTGGTCAACCCCGTCACCCACGAGGTGGACGCGGCCCAGGGCGCGGTCACCACGATGACGCACCACGTCCTCGTCGTGAAGCCGAAGGACAAGGCGCCGGTCACGGCCGCCATCGCCGCCCGCAAGGGCCGCACGATCATCTTCGTCCGTACCCAGCTGGGTGCCGACCGCGTCGCCGAGCAGCTGCTCGACTCCGGTGTCCGCGCCGACGCGCTGCACGGCGGCATGACCCAGGGCGCGCGTACCCGTGTGCTGGAGGACTTCAAGGGCGGCCACGTCAACGTCCTCGTCGCCACCGACGTCGCCGCGCGCGGTATCCACGTCGACGGCATCGACCTCGTGCTGAATGTCGACCCCGCCGGTGACCACAAGGACTACCTGCACCGCTCCGGCCGTACGGCCCGTGCCGGCAAGTCCGGCACGGTCGTCTCCCTGGCCCTGCCGCACCAGCGCAAGCAGATCTTCCGTCTGATGGAGGACGCGGGCGTCGACGCCTCGCGTCACATCGTCGGTGGCGCCGGCGCCTTCGACGAGGACGTCGCCAAGATCACCGGTGCGCGTTCGCTCACCGAGGTCCAGGCCGACTCCGCGGCCAACGCGGCCAAGCAGGCCGAGCGCGAGCTCCAGGACCTCAACCGCCAGGTGGAGCGCGTCCAGCGCCGCGCCACCGAGCTCCGCGAGGAGGCCGACCGCCTCGTGGCGCGCGCCGCCCGCGAGCGTGGCGAGGACCCGGAGGCCGCCGTGGCCGCCGCGGCCGAGGCCGCTGCCAACGAGGCCAAGGCCGAAGAGGCCGCCGCCGCCGTGCCCGCGCAGTCCGCGTCGACCCCGCGTGACGAGCGTGGCAACTACGAGCGCCGCGACGACCGTTCCTCGGGCGGCTTCCGCCGTGACGACCGCCGTGACGACCGCTCCGGCGGGTTCCGTCGCGACGACCGCCGCGACGACCGCTCTTCGGGCGGCTTCCGCCGTGACGACCGTCCGTCCGGTGGCTTCCGCCGCGATGACCGCCCCTCCGGTGGCTTCCGTTCCGGTGGCGACCGTCCGTCGGGTGGGTTCCGTCGTGACGAGCGTCGTGACGAGCGTCCCGCCGGTGGTGGCTTCCGCCGCGATGACCGTCGTGACGACCGTCCGTCCGGTGGCTTCCGCCGTGACGACCGCCCCTCCGGTGGCTTCCGTTCCGGTGGCGACCGTCCGTCGGGTGGGTTCCGTCGTGACGAGCGTCGTGACGAGCGTCCCGCCGGTGGTGGCTTCCGCCGCGATGACCGTCGTGACGACCGTCCGTCCGGTGGCTTCCGCCGTGACGACCGCCCCTCCGGTGGCTTCCGCTCCGGTGGCGACCGCCCGGCCTCCGGCGGCGGCTTCCGCTCCGGCGGCGGCGACCGCCCGTTCAACCGCGACCGTCGCGACGACCGCCCCTCGACCGGCGGCTACCGCTCCGGTGGCGACCGTCCGGCCGGCCGTCGTGACGACCACCGCGGTGGCGGCACCGCCACCGGCTCCTTCGGCCGCCGCGACGACAAGCCCCGCTGGAAGCGCAACGGCTGA